A part of Lacibacter sp. H407 genomic DNA contains:
- a CDS encoding Rieske (2Fe-2S) protein, which yields MAADKKYSWHKIAESAQELPWEDNQLCELIVKGKTICLAKKEADVFACAHKCPHAGGHLADGFVDALGNIVCPLHRYKFNLSNGRNTSGEGYYLKTYPVETRADGIYIGLEESSFFGLFR from the coding sequence ATGGCTGCCGATAAAAAATACAGCTGGCATAAAATTGCTGAATCAGCCCAAGAATTGCCTTGGGAAGATAACCAGTTGTGTGAGCTCATTGTCAAAGGCAAAACAATTTGCCTGGCAAAAAAAGAGGCGGACGTATTTGCGTGTGCGCATAAATGTCCGCATGCCGGTGGCCATTTGGCGGATGGTTTTGTGGATGCGTTGGGCAATATTGTTTGTCCGTTGCACCGCTATAAATTCAACCTTAGCAATGGCCGCAATACCAGTGGCGAAGGGTATTACCTCAAAACGTACCCAGTTGAAACGAGAGCCGATGGTATTTACATTGGCCTGGAAGAGAGTTCGTTTTTTGGGTTGTTTCGATGA